In Cerasicoccus sp. TK19100, one DNA window encodes the following:
- a CDS encoding Bax inhibitor-1/YccA family protein, whose amino-acid sequence MYSQDYPVRSMADAAPSTRAQFVRRTYAHLAGAIFAFIALESVLLSLTPVREAAIGILNKGGGAWLGILAAFMIVGWVARMFASSAKSIGTQYLGLGLYVVAEALIFVPLLLLAQYQAGSNTLIYQAGLVTLLLVLALTATVFITRKDFSFMRTALLVGSLVAIGMIVAGVIFGFNLGLWFSVGMVILAAGMILYTTSNVLHHYGEDQYVAASLELFAAVAVLFWYVLRIFMSRD is encoded by the coding sequence ATGTATTCACAAGATTATCCAGTTCGTTCCATGGCGGATGCCGCGCCGAGCACACGCGCGCAATTCGTCCGCCGTACCTACGCCCACCTCGCGGGGGCTATCTTTGCTTTTATCGCGCTGGAGTCAGTGCTGCTGAGCCTGACGCCCGTCCGCGAGGCCGCTATCGGCATCCTGAACAAGGGTGGTGGTGCCTGGTTGGGCATCCTGGCCGCATTTATGATCGTGGGTTGGGTGGCGCGCATGTTTGCCTCCAGCGCCAAGTCGATCGGCACGCAGTATCTGGGCCTGGGCCTTTACGTGGTCGCCGAAGCGCTGATCTTCGTGCCGCTGCTCCTGCTGGCACAATATCAGGCGGGCAGTAATACGCTGATCTATCAGGCCGGCCTCGTGACGCTTCTACTGGTGCTCGCGCTGACGGCGACGGTGTTCATCACGCGCAAGGATTTCTCCTTCATGCGGACGGCGCTGTTGGTGGGTAGTTTGGTGGCGATCGGCATGATCGTGGCCGGTGTGATCTTCGGCTTCAACCTCGGTCTCTGGTTCTCTGTCGGCATGGTGATTCTGGCCGCAGGCATGATCCTCTACACGACCTCGAACGTGCTCCACCACTACGGCGAAGACCAATACGTGGCCGCCTCGCTGGAGCTGTTTGCCGCTGTGGCCGTCCTGTTCTGGTATGTCCTGCGCATCTTCATGTCGCGCGACTAG
- a CDS encoding AAA family ATPase — protein sequence MSESSPAPASGETAVARVHEIRDRLMTELRKAVVGQDQVIEELVITMFARGHALLTGVPGLGKTLLVRSLAESMSLAFKRIQFTPDLMPADIFGTEVVEEDPVTGKRAFRFVKGPIFANVVLADEINRTPPKTQAALLESMEERQVTAAGETHPLAPPFFVLATQNPIELEGTYPLPEAQLDRFLLNTVLDYLPKEDEVNMVATTTSPERSKPQAVLNGPEIEEIQTLVRSVPVSTDVVRYAVNLVSATRPTLKDASSLAKEKIKWGAGSRASQALVLAGKARALMDGRYNVAVEDIKALAKPVLRHRVIPSFHAEAEGVTSDQLIAELLKTVEG from the coding sequence ATGAGTGAATCGAGCCCCGCACCCGCCTCCGGAGAAACCGCCGTCGCCCGCGTCCACGAGATACGCGACCGACTCATGACTGAACTCCGCAAGGCCGTTGTCGGGCAAGACCAGGTAATCGAGGAGCTGGTCATCACGATGTTCGCCCGAGGGCACGCCCTGTTGACGGGAGTGCCCGGCCTCGGCAAGACGCTCCTCGTTCGCAGCTTGGCGGAGTCGATGTCGTTGGCGTTCAAGCGCATCCAGTTTACGCCTGACCTCATGCCGGCCGACATTTTCGGCACGGAAGTCGTCGAGGAAGACCCCGTTACCGGCAAGCGCGCGTTCCGCTTCGTGAAAGGCCCGATCTTTGCCAACGTCGTGCTGGCGGACGAAATTAACCGCACACCGCCCAAGACTCAGGCCGCGCTGCTGGAGTCCATGGAAGAGCGCCAGGTGACCGCTGCAGGCGAAACCCACCCGCTCGCGCCGCCGTTTTTCGTGCTGGCCACGCAGAACCCCATTGAGCTGGAGGGCACCTATCCGCTGCCCGAGGCGCAGCTCGACCGCTTTTTGCTCAACACCGTGCTCGACTACCTGCCCAAGGAAGACGAGGTCAACATGGTCGCGACCACGACGTCGCCCGAGCGCAGTAAGCCCCAAGCCGTGCTGAACGGTCCGGAAATCGAGGAAATTCAAACACTGGTCCGCTCGGTGCCGGTCTCAACGGACGTGGTCCGCTACGCGGTAAACCTCGTCAGCGCGACCCGCCCGACACTCAAGGACGCCTCTTCGCTGGCCAAGGAAAAGATCAAGTGGGGAGCGGGCAGCCGCGCCTCGCAGGCCCTCGTCCTCGCAGGCAAGGCCCGCGCGCTGATGGACGGTCGTTACAACGTCGCGGTAGAAGACATCAAGGCGCTGGCCAAACCGGTCCTCCGCCACCGCGTCATCCCGAGCTTCCACGCCGAAGCCGAAGGCGTCACCAGTGACCAGCTCATCGCCGAGCTGCTGAAAACCGTGGAGGGGTAG
- a CDS encoding thiamine pyrophosphate-dependent enzyme, with protein MTTTTVGSYLATRLEQIGIRHYFAVPGDYNLVLLDQLLKNERLGFVGCCNELNLGYACDGYARANGVAAGFVTFSVGGLSAINAIAGAYAEDLPIIFVSGGPNTNAWPENRPLHHTLGEVRYRYQLDMFKEVTACAVSIEHTDDAPELIDRAINECLRRRKPVYIEIACNLAGESIPSAPNQKLTAPVPCDLAALDAAVEHAAAMLNTAVKPVLVGGVKLRPWDADMEFKKLAEASGYAVAMMPNAKGFFSENHPQYIGTYWGPVSTPACGEVVESADAYLFAGPTFTDYTTSGYSALINKDKLIQANAERVKLPGRTYNNVPLPLFLEKLAEKVKPNPTSLEAWNRLRPEPSCRPQVEADTVLLTRHVTDRIQHMLTPEMTLLAETGDSWFNGVKTKLPDGAGFEIQMQYGSIGWSVGATLGYAMATQGEKRVVAMIGDGSFQLTAQELSTIIRYGLNPIIFLINNRGYTIEVEIHDGPYNNIKNWDYAGLMNVFNAEDGKGWSTRVGTVGELDAAIEKALAHEGGPSLIELTIDRDDCSKELLEWGTRVAAVNSAPPKWQ; from the coding sequence ATGACCACCACTACCGTCGGCTCTTATCTCGCAACGCGTCTCGAACAAATCGGCATCCGCCACTACTTCGCCGTCCCTGGCGACTACAACCTGGTCCTGCTCGACCAGTTGTTGAAAAACGAGCGCCTCGGCTTCGTAGGCTGCTGTAACGAGCTCAACCTCGGCTACGCGTGCGACGGCTATGCGCGCGCCAACGGCGTGGCCGCGGGCTTTGTCACCTTTTCTGTCGGCGGCCTGTCGGCGATCAACGCCATTGCCGGAGCTTACGCCGAGGACCTGCCGATCATCTTTGTATCCGGTGGACCCAACACCAACGCCTGGCCCGAAAACCGCCCGCTTCACCACACCCTCGGCGAGGTCCGTTACCGCTATCAGCTGGACATGTTTAAGGAAGTCACGGCCTGCGCGGTCTCAATTGAGCACACCGACGACGCCCCGGAGTTGATCGACCGCGCCATCAACGAATGCCTGCGCCGCCGCAAACCGGTTTACATCGAGATCGCCTGCAACCTCGCCGGCGAAAGCATCCCCTCCGCACCCAATCAAAAGCTCACCGCGCCCGTGCCGTGTGACCTCGCCGCGCTGGATGCGGCCGTCGAGCATGCCGCCGCGATGCTCAATACCGCCGTGAAACCCGTGCTCGTCGGCGGCGTGAAACTGCGCCCGTGGGACGCCGACATGGAGTTTAAAAAGCTCGCCGAAGCCAGCGGCTACGCCGTTGCGATGATGCCCAACGCCAAGGGATTTTTCTCCGAAAACCACCCGCAATACATCGGCACCTACTGGGGGCCAGTCAGCACGCCAGCCTGCGGCGAAGTCGTGGAAAGCGCCGATGCCTACCTGTTTGCCGGGCCGACCTTTACGGACTACACCACCAGCGGCTACAGTGCGCTGATCAACAAAGACAAGCTCATCCAGGCCAACGCCGAGCGCGTCAAGCTACCCGGCCGCACGTATAACAACGTGCCGCTGCCGCTCTTTTTGGAAAAGCTCGCGGAGAAGGTGAAGCCGAATCCGACATCACTCGAGGCCTGGAACCGCCTGCGCCCCGAGCCCAGCTGCCGCCCACAAGTCGAGGCCGACACCGTGCTCCTGACGCGCCACGTCACCGATCGCATCCAGCACATGCTCACGCCCGAGATGACCCTGCTCGCCGAAACTGGCGACTCGTGGTTTAACGGCGTTAAAACCAAGCTCCCCGACGGCGCGGGCTTCGAGATCCAGATGCAGTACGGCTCCATCGGCTGGTCCGTCGGTGCCACGCTTGGTTACGCGATGGCCACGCAAGGCGAGAAGCGCGTGGTCGCCATGATCGGCGATGGCTCGTTTCAGCTAACGGCGCAGGAACTTTCCACGATCATTCGTTACGGATTAAATCCGATCATCTTCCTCATCAACAACCGGGGCTACACGATCGAAGTCGAAATCCATGACGGACCTTACAACAACATTAAAAACTGGGACTACGCCGGCCTGATGAACGTCTTTAACGCCGAGGACGGCAAAGGCTGGTCCACCCGCGTTGGCACCGTGGGCGAGCTCGACGCCGCCATCGAAAAAGCCCTCGCCCACGAAGGCGGCCCGTCCCTGATTGAGCTGACTATCGACCGCGACGATTGCTCCAAGGAGCTCCTCGAATGGGGCACCCGCGTCGCCGCCGTCAACAGCGCCCCACCGAAGTGGCAGTAG
- a CDS encoding DUF58 domain-containing protein, with protein MPTTVKDLLDPAHLTQIANMQLLARTAVEGFLSGMHRSVFHGFGTEFLQYRNYSPGEDLKYLDWKVLARSDRLYTKVYQEETNMNVTVLLDCSGSLDYAGDRAPCSKFRYAAMIAACIAYLAGRQGDNVGLFAYSDELLEAVEPGHRSGQLSRVMHSLARLKPHGAAAHQRTLDNLTHPFKHRGIVVLISDMLEAEHELPRLLRNFRYRHCDVIALQVLDPDELDLPQPKVTRFQDIEAGKEVVAWPSSVREQYTRRMDEFLATLKTGFFKSQVDYLRLQTTDSLGLALAQYLHHRTL; from the coding sequence ATGCCCACCACCGTTAAAGACCTCCTCGATCCCGCGCACCTGACGCAGATTGCCAATATGCAATTGCTCGCGCGGACCGCCGTGGAGGGCTTTCTCAGCGGGATGCACCGCAGTGTGTTTCACGGCTTTGGGACGGAGTTTCTGCAGTATCGGAATTACTCGCCGGGCGAGGATTTGAAATACCTCGACTGGAAGGTGCTCGCGCGCAGTGACCGCCTCTACACCAAGGTCTATCAGGAGGAGACGAACATGAACGTCACCGTCCTGCTGGACTGTTCCGGCTCGCTGGACTACGCGGGCGACCGCGCGCCGTGCTCGAAGTTTCGCTACGCTGCGATGATTGCCGCGTGCATCGCCTACCTGGCTGGACGCCAAGGCGACAACGTCGGCCTGTTCGCCTACAGTGACGAGCTGTTGGAAGCCGTCGAGCCCGGGCATCGCAGTGGGCAGCTGAGCCGCGTGATGCATTCGCTGGCGCGTCTCAAGCCACACGGTGCCGCCGCGCATCAGCGCACGCTGGACAACCTGACGCACCCCTTCAAGCACCGTGGCATCGTGGTGCTGATCTCCGACATGCTGGAGGCCGAGCACGAGCTGCCGCGCCTGTTGCGCAACTTCCGTTACCGCCACTGCGACGTGATTGCCCTGCAAGTCTTGGACCCCGATGAGCTCGATCTGCCGCAGCCCAAAGTGACGCGCTTTCAGGACATCGAGGCGGGCAAGGAAGTCGTCGCCTGGCCGTCATCCGTGCGCGAACAATACACACGCCGCATGGATGAATTCCTCGCGACGCTCAAGACCGGCTTCTTCAAAAGCCAGGTCGATTACCTGCGCCTGCAAACCACCGACAGCCTCGGCCTCGCCCTCGCACAATACCTCCACCATCGAACTTTGTGA
- a CDS encoding alpha/beta fold hydrolase: MAGALQNATGLQRWDSPGRAPLLALHGFTGDAEDFAWLAEHSRDSLDWWALNLPGHGNARVDDHDALALGDFLDVIEAARRRIVAETQQVPILLGYSMGGRVALHAVNQKPANWRALVTIGATPGIGDPVRRMDRLIADEDLANRMRRQSIDAFLETWQAMPIIKSQDSIPAEILESLRLRRLRNDPAQLAAALVAVSSGKLPSLWDYLGDLDLPCLITAGAFDQKFCAIAREMLPKLPNARMEIIPKVGHCAHLEAPDVFLSALLAFLVRELPE, from the coding sequence ATGGCCGGCGCACTGCAGAACGCAACCGGCCTTCAGCGATGGGATTCGCCGGGGAGGGCGCCGCTATTGGCGCTCCACGGCTTTACCGGAGACGCCGAGGACTTCGCCTGGTTGGCGGAGCACTCGCGCGACTCGCTGGACTGGTGGGCGCTCAACCTTCCCGGCCACGGCAACGCCCGCGTTGACGACCACGATGCGCTCGCGCTGGGTGACTTCCTCGACGTGATCGAGGCTGCGCGCCGTCGCATTGTCGCCGAGACGCAGCAGGTGCCAATTCTCCTGGGCTACTCCATGGGAGGCCGGGTGGCCTTGCACGCGGTCAATCAAAAGCCGGCCAACTGGCGCGCATTGGTTACCATAGGCGCGACGCCCGGCATCGGCGACCCCGTGCGCCGCATGGACCGACTGATCGCCGATGAGGACCTGGCCAATCGCATGCGTCGTCAATCGATCGACGCCTTTCTCGAGACCTGGCAGGCCATGCCGATCATCAAAAGCCAGGATAGTATCCCGGCGGAAATTCTGGAATCGCTGCGCCTGCGCCGTCTGCGGAACGATCCTGCCCAGCTTGCGGCGGCGCTGGTCGCGGTAAGCTCCGGTAAGCTGCCGTCGTTGTGGGATTATCTGGGCGATTTGGATTTGCCCTGCCTGATCACCGCCGGGGCCTTCGACCAAAAGTTTTGCGCCATTGCCCGAGAAATGCTCCCCAAGCTGCCCAACGCGCGGATGGAAATCATCCCCAAGGTCGGCCACTGCGCGCACCTCGAGGCACCCGATGTATTTTTAAGCGCGCTACTGGCATTTCTAGTCCGAGAGCTTCCTGAATGA
- a CDS encoding peptidylprolyl isomerase: MPTAILETNQGEIEIELMPDVAPKTVENFVGLINKGYYDGIIFHRVIKDFMLQGGDPTGTGMGGESLWGGKFEDECDPSVKFDQPGLLAMANAGPGTNGSQFFITTVSCPWLHMKHTIFGKVTSGMDVVTKIENERCDARDKPVAKQYIVKASVKD; encoded by the coding sequence ATGCCCACTGCAATTCTCGAAACCAACCAAGGCGAAATCGAAATCGAGCTCATGCCCGACGTGGCACCTAAGACCGTTGAAAACTTTGTCGGCCTGATCAATAAGGGCTACTACGACGGCATCATTTTCCACCGCGTGATCAAGGACTTCATGCTACAGGGCGGCGATCCGACCGGTACCGGCATGGGTGGTGAATCGCTCTGGGGCGGTAAGTTCGAGGACGAGTGCGACCCGTCCGTCAAGTTTGACCAGCCCGGTCTGCTGGCTATGGCCAACGCCGGTCCCGGCACCAACGGCTCGCAGTTCTTCATCACCACCGTGTCCTGCCCGTGGCTCCACATGAAGCACACCATTTTCGGTAAGGTGACCTCCGGCATGGATGTCGTGACCAAGATCGAAAACGAGCGCTGCGACGCGCGTGACAAGCCCGTTGCTAAGCAATACATCGTCAAGGCCTCCGTTAAGGACTAA
- a CDS encoding addiction module protein, with amino-acid sequence MTTAEIKSMDQAERLRLMEELWDAICHDVAEPPSPAWHSEILAERRKKIESGEAEFLTIDEAWNSLRK; translated from the coding sequence ATGACCACAGCAGAAATCAAATCGATGGACCAGGCCGAGCGTCTGCGCTTGATGGAGGAACTTTGGGACGCGATTTGCCACGATGTTGCCGAGCCGCCATCGCCAGCTTGGCACAGCGAGATTTTGGCCGAGCGCCGAAAGAAAATTGAATCCGGTGAGGCTGAATTTCTGACGATTGATGAAGCGTGGAACAGCCTGCGTAAATAA
- a CDS encoding exosortase/archaeosortase family protein, whose translation MPEPADQPAKPDNAAQMSPTGNVDWTIMLATYFGAMLIFYPLIRWLFRATESSEQLLHALIVLGAAGMFLMLEKRRRLSLVLTHDRRSVGLLAASFSIVAVCLLPLNWEAPGYGFAQAALLLIAFGMTLAALVHYTLGAKVARAARGFIVAFTCFMFLALALPILDWPMRAIAGRWSMNLLGFLGYGTQLQLANIPSPELVLTVAGRPFVVAAECNGFGLLSASLLLTILLAIYRKLKAVDILLVLFLAMVTAFIANTLRILVIILLAPRVENYLLMHEIVGLIFFYGALGFLWWFVYGFGRGAKKPEGTA comes from the coding sequence ATGCCCGAGCCCGCCGACCAGCCAGCCAAGCCCGATAACGCCGCGCAAATGAGCCCGACGGGGAACGTCGATTGGACGATCATGCTGGCGACGTATTTCGGGGCGATGCTGATCTTTTACCCGCTGATTCGCTGGCTGTTCCGCGCCACCGAATCCAGCGAACAGCTCCTCCATGCACTGATCGTGCTCGGGGCGGCGGGCATGTTTTTGATGCTGGAAAAGCGCCGCCGCCTGAGCCTGGTCCTGACCCATGACCGGCGGAGCGTGGGCCTGCTCGCGGCATCCTTTAGCATCGTGGCCGTCTGCCTGCTGCCGCTCAACTGGGAGGCCCCGGGCTATGGCTTTGCGCAAGCGGCGCTGTTGCTGATTGCCTTTGGGATGACGCTCGCGGCACTGGTCCACTACACCCTGGGGGCCAAGGTTGCCCGCGCCGCGCGGGGATTCATCGTGGCCTTCACGTGTTTCATGTTTCTGGCGCTGGCGCTGCCGATTCTCGACTGGCCGATGCGCGCCATCGCTGGCCGGTGGTCGATGAACCTCCTCGGCTTTCTCGGCTATGGAACGCAACTGCAGTTGGCCAACATCCCCTCACCGGAGCTAGTACTGACCGTCGCGGGTCGCCCGTTTGTCGTCGCCGCCGAGTGCAACGGCTTCGGTCTGCTCTCGGCCTCGCTGCTGCTTACGATTCTGCTCGCCATTTACCGCAAGCTCAAGGCGGTAGACATCCTCCTGGTGCTGTTCCTGGCCATGGTCACCGCCTTTATCGCAAACACCCTGCGCATCCTCGTAATCATCCTTCTGGCCCCCCGCGTGGAAAACTACCTGCTGATGCACGAGATCGTCGGGCTGATTTTCTTCTACGGTGCCCTCGGCTTTTTGTGGTGGTTCGTTTATGGCTTTGGGCGGGGAGCGAAGAAACCTGAGGGCACGGCTTAG
- a CDS encoding fibronectin type III domain-containing protein has translation MSGSIGLHALPGDLDETFSVGAGANERVYALALDADERIYVGGLFTEFASQSVTGLVRLTPDGTLDKSFDVRAGIAGGDYTYVTDIEVLANGHVIVCGDFTSFKGTAVGNIVLLDADGDIVSSFASGTGFNATVKDCVVQSDGKLIVVGDFTEYDGTSIGGVARLNIDGSLDSLFDPGAGTIVTAWNHGEVNAAALQSDGKIILVGDFHEFDDESRRMIVRLNANGSLDDTFDVGSGLNSYAEAVLVLPNDQVLVGGSFDSYNGETAYAIVRLDADGALDESFAANLNRYSECYELALGASGRVFAAGNFGVMRLRDSGKRDMTFNYDGYVTWFGPMVVQADEKLVVGGHEVDVTGNVIRLETGLLPLPDTPVLTTAEVVDYYYIRIEWEAADNANGYLVEYARVGEAWQSFGSFSGTRANITKLYGATDYQFRIRAYNHEGNSEYSNVLEATTIATPLPTAPILSAKLVLADMIQLDFVASYVREYSLERSFDGGEHWEVLATVVDGPNFEYYRMQSLTPGAHYSFRARGRNESGYGPYSTTETIRNLGYPGTGFLDLEATENLPDFNTVTNIALQGDSHLLVAYLRKLSRLNLDDYTLDTTFADVVLGNGSSYTHYTSLPVQPDGKILVGGNFSEMSINGASIPVHPIVRLNADGTLDESFDASVDLMENSSSAVGSIQLLANGQILATGEFETKDGAEWSLIRFNQDGSLDDTFPNHEFSNFIYGGGSLTIAAVQPDGKILLSGPFAEINGLPIRRMARLNADGTLDTGFSIQQLNGSTVFISHVHLLPDGRIFIGGRFYANTDDVGYENFFIVDSNGVTDTSFQPIGDVVGVSYGLGYDSQGKILLSGSKGVFRLNADLTLDTDYHTEFPIKSTFSQVLPIGQNRLIYRGTYYLGSDAYSGLYIGYEQNETVSAQSPEYAAAGDREDAAVNLGWQWQPGIAYVEVQTSPDGEGNWTTVRQVGGSDTGLQIAEVTANQEYFYRLVSHSVTGEVVTGKVISADTFSGVAAWKQHHGLGSAEDGDDTDRNGLSLFSEYALGLRPGEPMSESGLVFEVEANQATFSYNRLRTDVFYEVLWSLDPAGPYAALDSATSSDGTRIAVSLPLEDRDEAFVILRMVAE, from the coding sequence ATGTCGGGATCCATTGGCTTGCACGCGTTGCCCGGTGATCTTGATGAAACCTTTTCAGTGGGAGCGGGGGCCAATGAGCGCGTCTATGCCCTAGCGCTGGATGCTGATGAGCGAATATACGTCGGCGGTCTCTTTACTGAGTTTGCGTCGCAGAGCGTTACGGGGCTGGTGCGCCTGACACCCGATGGAACGTTGGACAAAAGCTTTGACGTTCGTGCGGGCATTGCGGGTGGCGACTACACCTACGTGACCGACATTGAGGTGCTGGCAAATGGTCATGTGATTGTCTGTGGTGATTTCACCTCCTTTAAAGGCACCGCCGTGGGCAACATTGTGTTACTGGATGCAGACGGGGATATCGTGAGCTCGTTTGCCAGTGGCACCGGGTTCAATGCCACCGTTAAAGACTGTGTCGTGCAAAGCGATGGGAAGCTGATCGTTGTTGGAGACTTTACGGAATATGACGGGACTTCTATTGGGGGCGTCGCGCGGTTGAATATCGATGGAAGCCTGGATTCATTATTTGACCCGGGTGCCGGAACGATCGTCACCGCCTGGAATCATGGCGAGGTGAATGCGGCAGCGCTACAATCGGATGGTAAGATCATCCTCGTCGGCGATTTTCATGAGTTCGATGACGAATCGCGCCGGATGATTGTGCGGCTCAACGCGAATGGCAGTCTGGATGATACCTTTGACGTTGGCAGCGGGCTGAACAGCTACGCTGAGGCTGTGTTGGTATTGCCGAATGACCAAGTCTTGGTTGGTGGGAGCTTCGATTCCTACAATGGTGAGACCGCCTATGCCATTGTTCGGTTGGATGCAGACGGCGCATTGGATGAAAGCTTTGCGGCTAACCTGAATCGCTACTCCGAGTGCTATGAACTTGCCTTGGGTGCCAGTGGCCGTGTCTTCGCAGCGGGCAACTTTGGCGTCATGCGGTTGCGAGATTCCGGTAAGCGGGATATGACATTTAATTACGACGGCTATGTGACGTGGTTTGGGCCGATGGTTGTGCAGGCTGACGAGAAGTTGGTTGTGGGTGGGCACGAAGTAGATGTCACCGGAAACGTGATACGCTTGGAAACAGGACTCCTGCCGTTGCCAGATACTCCAGTCCTGACCACAGCGGAAGTCGTCGACTATTATTACATCCGCATCGAGTGGGAGGCCGCAGATAATGCGAATGGCTATCTGGTCGAATATGCTCGCGTTGGAGAGGCTTGGCAGTCCTTTGGGTCCTTCTCGGGGACACGTGCCAATATCACCAAACTTTACGGTGCTACCGATTACCAGTTTCGCATCCGGGCCTACAATCATGAGGGCAACTCCGAGTATTCCAATGTACTGGAAGCAACCACGATTGCGACTCCTTTGCCGACCGCGCCAATTCTGTCCGCAAAACTGGTTCTGGCTGACATGATCCAACTCGACTTTGTCGCCAGTTATGTGAGGGAGTACAGTCTTGAGCGGAGTTTTGATGGTGGTGAGCACTGGGAGGTTTTGGCCACCGTTGTGGATGGGCCCAATTTTGAATATTATCGCATGCAGAGCCTGACACCCGGTGCTCACTACAGCTTCCGTGCGCGCGGCAGGAATGAGAGTGGTTATGGTCCTTATTCGACCACTGAAACAATCCGAAACCTCGGCTACCCGGGCACCGGCTTCCTGGACTTGGAAGCCACGGAGAACCTGCCTGATTTTAATACCGTAACGAACATTGCCTTACAGGGAGATTCGCACCTGCTCGTTGCTTATTTGAGAAAGCTGTCCCGGCTAAACCTGGACGATTACACATTGGACACTACTTTTGCGGATGTCGTTCTGGGCAATGGCAGCTCATACACTCACTACACTTCGCTGCCTGTACAGCCGGATGGGAAGATACTGGTGGGAGGCAACTTTAGCGAGATGAGTATTAATGGGGCATCGATTCCGGTTCACCCGATAGTCCGGCTCAATGCCGATGGAACGCTGGATGAGTCCTTTGACGCTAGTGTGGACTTGATGGAGAACTCCAGCTCAGCGGTCGGTTCAATCCAGCTTTTGGCGAATGGGCAAATTCTCGCAACGGGCGAATTTGAAACGAAAGACGGCGCTGAATGGAGCCTTATTCGTTTTAATCAAGACGGCTCGCTCGATGACACATTTCCCAATCATGAGTTTTCGAATTTCATATACGGTGGCGGCAGCTTGACAATCGCCGCCGTTCAGCCGGATGGCAAAATACTGCTCAGCGGGCCGTTTGCTGAAATTAACGGTTTGCCGATCAGGCGTATGGCGCGACTGAACGCGGACGGCACTTTGGACACTGGCTTTTCAATACAGCAGCTAAACGGATCGACGGTCTTTATCAGCCATGTCCATTTGTTGCCCGATGGGCGTATTTTTATCGGTGGTCGCTTTTATGCGAATACGGATGATGTAGGCTACGAAAACTTTTTCATCGTGGATAGTAATGGGGTGACCGATACGAGCTTTCAACCCATTGGCGATGTCGTTGGCGTATCGTATGGATTGGGCTATGATTCGCAGGGGAAAATACTGCTCTCCGGCAGCAAGGGCGTATTTCGCCTCAATGCGGATTTAACTCTGGATACTGATTATCATACGGAGTTTCCGATCAAATCTACTTTCAGTCAGGTGCTGCCCATTGGTCAGAACCGGCTGATCTATCGCGGCACCTACTATCTCGGTTCAGATGCTTACAGTGGCCTCTATATCGGCTATGAACAGAATGAAACCGTCTCGGCACAATCGCCTGAGTATGCTGCCGCCGGAGACCGCGAGGATGCCGCCGTGAACCTAGGCTGGCAGTGGCAACCCGGCATTGCCTATGTGGAGGTGCAAACATCTCCCGATGGCGAAGGAAACTGGACGACGGTTCGGCAAGTCGGGGGCTCTGACACGGGTTTGCAGATTGCTGAGGTCACCGCCAACCAAGAATATTTCTACCGATTGGTTTCGCACTCAGTGACCGGCGAAGTGGTAACTGGCAAAGTTATTTCCGCGGATACATTCAGTGGCGTTGCTGCATGGAAGCAACATCATGGTTTGGGCTCGGCAGAGGACGGCGATGACACCGACCGCAATGGTTTAAGCCTGTTCAGTGAGTATGCGCTGGGACTTCGACCCGGGGAGCCAATGTCCGAAAGCGGTCTCGTGTTTGAGGTTGAGGCCAACCAGGCAACATTCAGTTACAATCGGCTTCGCACGGATGTCTTCTACGAGGTCCTCTGGTCATTGGACCCTGCTGGCCCGTATGCCGCATTGGATTCTGCCACCTCCAGCGACGGCACCAGAATCGCCGTTTCTTTGCCATTGGAAGACAGAGATGAGGCGTTCGTCATTCTGCGGATGGTTGCAGAGTAG